From the genome of Seriola aureovittata isolate HTS-2021-v1 ecotype China chromosome 6, ASM2101889v1, whole genome shotgun sequence, one region includes:
- the LOC130170826 gene encoding LOW QUALITY PROTEIN: vitellogenin-2-like (The sequence of the model RefSeq protein was modified relative to this genomic sequence to represent the inferred CDS: substituted 1 base at 1 genomic stop codon) — protein MRVLVLALAVALAGXFNIITAPEFATGKTYVYKYEAFLMGGLPEEGLARAGVKIRSKVLIHAAAADTFMLKLIDPEIFEYSGIWPKDVFIPATKLTSALAAQLLTPIKFEYTNGIVGKVFAPAGISVTVLNIYRGILNIFQLNIKKTHNIYELQEPGAQGVCKTHYVISEDTKADRILLTKTKDLNHCQERIIKDIGLAYTEKCSECEARGNTLKGAAAFNYIMKPAAAGTIILEATASEMIQFSPFNILNGAAQMEAKQILTFLEIERAPVEPIRAEYLHRGSLQYEFGSELLQTPIQLVRISNAEAQIVEVLNHLVTFNVAKVHEDAPLKFIELIQLLRVARFETIEALWTQFKARPDYRHWILNVVPAIGTHIALRFLKEKFLAHDLTIPEAAQALVASVQMVTADLEAIKLAEGLAMNHRIRENAVLREIAMLGYGTLVAKYCAENPTCPAEFVRPIHELAVEAVARDDIEELTIALKVLGNAGHPASLKPIMKLLPGFGSAAANLPLRVHIDAVLALRNIAKKEPKMIQEMAVQLFMDKNLHPELRMVAAIVLFETKLPMGLVTTLADDLLKEKNLQVASFVYSYMKAMTKNTIPDFASVAAACNVAVKILSPKFDRLSYRFSRALYFDAYHSPWMMGAAASAFYINDAATVLPRAIVAKARTFLAGVYADVLEFGVRTEGVQEALLKIHEAPENADRLTKMKQVMKALSEWRAHPSGKPLASMYVKFFGQEIAFANIDKAIVDQIIEVATGPAVYAEGRKALDALLSGFRLHYAKPMLVAEIRRILPTAVGLPMELSFYTAAVAAASVEFQATVTPPLPENFHAAQLLKSDINMRAAITPSVSMYTYAVMGVNTAFIQAALVSRARVHTIVPAKMEARIDMIKGNFKLQFLPVQGIDKIASALVETFAIATNVEDLTAAKITPMIPAEAAVQLSRETFSSKASRKLANSLKVPKDFKKKMCAAIETFGIKACTEIESRNAAFIRDCPLYAIIGKHAVIVEVAPAAGPVIEKIEVEIQVGDKAAEKIIKVINLSEEEEMLEDKNVLMKLKNILVPGLKNRTATSSSSSSSSSRSSSSRSSISSSASSKSSSSSSSRRKSKMVDVDTPITKTSKRVSTRSSSSSSSRSSLRSRSSSSSASSSRSSVRSSSRSSSSSSSRSSSLSKQELYDMAFTKNHIHQHAISSARTNSKSSAYSFEAIYTKAKYLANAVTPAVTVLIRAVRADHKVQGYQIAAYFDKATARLQLIFANLAESDHWRICADGVMLSNHKLMAKIAWGIECKQYETEITAETGLVGQEPALRLKVTWDKLPKSMKHYAKQISEYISRIAHEAGVSLSKVKNVHNQIKLTVAVASETTLNVVLKTPKRTIYKLGVGLPVSLPLGDTAAELQTYQDNWAEKISYMVTKAHAAECSMVKDTLITFNNRKYKNEMPHSCYQVLAQDCTSELKFIVLLKKDQTLEQQQINVKIANIDINMYPKDNIVMVKINGVEIPINNLPYQHPTGKIQIRQKGEGIALHAPSHGLQEVYFDLNALKVKVVDWMRGQTCGLCGKADGEIRQEYRTPNERVSKNAVSYAHSWVLPGKSCRDASECYMNLESVKLEKQVILHGQESKCYSVEPVLRCLPGCIPVRTTSVSVGFHCLPADSNLNRSEGLSNIYQKSSDLQETTEAHVACRCTAQCA, from the exons ATGAGGGTGCTTGTACTAGCTCTTGCTGTGGCCCTTGCAG GATAATTCAATATTATTACAGCCCCAGAATTTGCTACTGGAAAGACCTACGTGTACAAATATGAGGCATTTCTCATGGGCGGCCTGCCCGAGGAGGGTCTGGCACGGGCTGGAGTGAAGATCCGGAGCAAAGTTTTGATCCATGCAGCGGCTGCCGACACCTTCATGCTGAAG CTTATTGACCCTGAAATCTTTGAGTACAGTGGTATCTGGCCCAAAGATGTTTTCATCCCAGCCACCAAGCTCACCTCAGCCCTGGCTGCTCAGCTCTTGACACCCATCAAGTTTGAGTACACCAACGGTATTGTTGGTAAAGTGTTTGCACCGGCTGGCATCTCTGTGACTGTGCTGAACATCTACAGGGGAATCCTCAACATCTTCCAGCTGAACATCAAGAAGACTCACAACATCTATGAGCTGCAAGAG CCTGGAGCTCAGGGTGTGTGCAAGACCCACTATGTCATCAGTGAGGACACCAAGGCTGACCGCATTCTTCTGACCAAGACCAAGGACCTGAACCACTGTCAGGAGAGAATCATCAAGGACATTGGCTTGGCTTACACTGAGAAATGCAGTGAGTGTGAGGCT AGAGGAAATACCCTGAAGGGAGCCGCTGCCTTTAACTACATCATGAAGCCAGCAGCCGCCGGCACTATCATCTTGGAAGCAACTGCTTCAGAGATGATTCAGTTCTCTCCTTTCAACATCTTGAATGGCGCTGCCCAAATGGAGGCTAA GCAAATCCTGACCTTTTTGGAGATTGAGAGGGCCCCAGTGGAGCCCATCAGAGCAGAATATCTTCACCGTGGATCTCTGCAGTATGAGTTTGGTAGCGAGCTTCTCCAGACACCCATCCAGCTCGTGAGGATCAGCAACGCCGAGGCTCAG attgTTGAGGTTCTGAACCACCTGGTGACCTTCAATGTGGCCAAGGTTCATGAGGATGCCCCTCTGAAGTTTATTGAGCTCATCCAGCTGCTGCGTGTGGCCAGATTTGAGACTATTGAGGCTCTCTGGACTCAGTTCAAAGCTAGACCCGATTACAG GCACTGGATCCTGAACGTTGTCCCCGCCATCGGTACTCACATTGCTCTGAGGTTCCTCAAGGAGAAGTTCTTGGCTCATGACCTGACTATTCCTGAAGCTGCTCAAGCTCTGGTGGCATCTGTGCAAATGGTGACAGCCGACCTGGAGGCCATCAAACTTGCTGAG GGTCTGGCTATGAACCACAGGATCCGAGAAAATGCAGTCCTGCGTGAGATCGCTATGCTGGGCTACGGCACTCTGGTTGCTAAATACTGTGCAGAGAACCCAACTTGCCCAGCTGAGTTTGTGAGG CCCATTCATGAACTCGCTGTTGAGGCTGTTGCCAGAGATGATATTGAAGAGCTCACTATCGCTCTTAAAGTTCTGGGTAATGCTGGACATCCTGCTAGCCTTAAACCAATCATGAAGCTCCTGCCTGGCTTTGGAAGCGCTGCTGCCAATCTGCCACTCAGAGTTCACATTGATGCTGTTCTGGCCCTGAGGAACATCGCAAAGAAAGAGCCCAAGATG ATCCAAGAAATGGCTGTTCAGCTGTTTATGGATAAGAATCTCCACCCAGAGCTCCGCATGGTTGCTGCTATTGTGCTGTTTGAGACTAAGCTGCCAATGGGTCTGGTGACCACTCTTGCTGATGACctcttgaaagaaaaaaatctgcaggtTGCTAGCTTTGTCTACTCTTACATGAAGGCCATGACAAAGAACACCATCCCTGACTTTGCTTCTGT TGCTGCAGCCTGCAATGTTGCTGTGAAGATCCTCAGCCCCAAATTTGACAGACTGAGCTACCGCTTCAGCAGAGCCCTCTATTTTGATGCCTACCACA GCCCCTGGATGATGGGTGCTGCTGCCAGTGCCTTCTACATTAACGATGCTGCAACTGTTTTGCCAAGAGCCATTGTGGCCAAAGCTCGCACCTTCCTGGCCGGAGTTTACGCTGATGTCCTTGAG TTTGGAGTAAGAACTGAGGGAGTTCAGGAGGCCCTTCTGAAAATCCATGAGGCTCCTGAGAATGCTGACAGGCTCACCAAGATGAAACAAGTCATGAAGGCT CTTTCTGAGTGGAGGGCTCACCCTTCAGGCAAGCCCCTGGCCTCCATGTATGTGAAATTCTTCGGACAGGAAATTGCCTTTGCCAACATTGACAAGGCTATTGTTGATCAGATTATTGAG gtgGCCACCGGCCCTGCAGTTTACGCTGAAGGCAGGAAGGCTTTGGATGCTCTGTTGTCTGGTTTCAGACTGCATTATGCTAAACCCATGTTGGTCGCTGAGATTCGTCGCATCCTTCCCACTGCTGTTGGTCTGCCCATGGAGCTGAGTTTCTatactgctgctgtggctgctgcatcTGTTGAAT TTCAAGCCACCGTGACACCACCTCTGCCTGAAAATTTCCATGCTGCCCAGCTTCTGAAGTCTGACATTAACATGAGAGCTGCAATTACTCCAAG TGTTTCTATGTACACCTATGCAGTTATGGGAGTGAACACTGCTTTCATCCAGGCCGCCCTGGTGTCAAGAGCCAGAGTTCACACAATTGTTCCTGCAAAGATGGAAGCAAGAATTGACATGATTAAGGGCAACTTCAAACTCCAGTTCCTGCCTGTTCAGGGCATCGATAAGATCGCATCTGCACT TGTTGAGACTTTTGCTATTGCAACAAATGTGGAAGACCTCACAGCTGCCAAAATTACACCAATGATTCCAGCTGAGGCTGCAGTACAGCTGTCAAGGGAGACCTTCTCTTCAAAGGCTTCTAG AAAACTTGCCAACAGCCTTAAAGTGCCCAAGgacttcaaaaagaaaatgtgtgctgCAATTGAAACCTTTGGAATAAAGGCATGCACAGAGATTGAGTCTCGCAATGCCGCCTTCATCAGAGACTGCCCGCTCTATGCCATAATTGGAAAACATGCTGTCATAGTTGAGGTTGCTCCAG CTGCTGGACCAGTAATCGAGAAGATTGAAGTTGAGATTCAAGTTGGagataaagcagcagaaaagatcATCAAAGTGATTAACCTGAGCGAGGAAGAGGAAATGCTCGAGGACAAGAACGTCCTGATGAAACTCAAGAATATCTTGGTTCCTGGTCTGAAGAACAGAACAGCAacttcctccagctccagctccagcagctctcGCTCCAGCAGCTCTCGTTCAagcatctcctcctctgcatcatCCAAgtcttcctccagctcctcctctcgCCGCAAGAGCAAAATGGTCGACGTTGACACCCCCATCACCAAGACATCAAAGAGAGTGAGCACccgctccagcagctcctccagcagccgATCAAGCCTGCGTTCAAGAAGCTCCTCCAGCAGTGCTTCAAGCAGCCGTTCATCAGTCCGTTCCAGCAGCCGCTcttccagctccagctcttccagGTCCAGCTCCCTGTCTAAG CAAGAACTGTATGACATGGCGTTTACCAAGAACCACATCCACCAG CATGCCATCTCATCAGCCCGTACCAACAGCAAGAGCAGTGCCTACAGCTTTGAAGCCATTTACACAAAG GCCAAGTACCTTGCTAACGCTGTCACTCCTGCTGTGACTGTTCTCATCCGTGCTGTGAGAGCCGACCACAAGGTTCAGGGATACCAGATCGCAGCTTACTTTGACAAAGCCACTGCCAGACTGCAGCTCATCTTTGCTAACCTGGCTGAGAGTGACCACTGGAGAATCTGTGCTGATGGTGTGATGCTGAGCAACCACAAGCTGATG GCCAAGATTGCCTGGGGCATTGAATGCAAGCAATACGAGACCGAGATCACAGCTGAAACTGGTCTTGTGGGTCAAGAGCCTGCTCTCCGCCTGAAGGTCACCTGGGACAAACTTCCAAAGAGCATGAAGCACTATGCAAAGCA GATCTCTGAGTACATTTCCCGTATTGCTCATGAAGCCGGAGTGAGCctgtcaaaggtcaagaatgTTCATAATCAGATCAAACTGACTGTGGCTGTTGCTTCTGAGACAACCCTGAATGTTGTGCTGAAGACACCAAAG AGGACCATTTATAAACTTGGAGTGGGTCTGCCTGTTTCACTGCCACTTGGAGACACTGCTGCTGAGCTGCAAACATACCAGGACAACTGGGCTGAGAAGATCTCGTACATGGTCACCAAGGCTCATGCAg ctgaGTGCTCCATGGTCAAAGACACCCTGATCACATTCAACAACAGGAAATACAAGAACGAAATGCCCCACTCTTGCTACCAGGTTCTGGCTCAGGATTGCACCTCAGAACTCAAATTCATAGTTCTGCTGAAAAAGGACCAAACACTGGAACAGCAACAGATCAATGTGAAGATTGCAAACAT TGATATCAACATGTATCCAAAGGACAACATTGTCATGGTGAAGATCAATGGAGTAGAAATCCCCATCAACAACCTGCCATATCAGCATCCCactg GCAAAATTCAGATCAGACAGAAAGGCGAGGGCATCGCTCTCCATGCTCCCAGCCATGGTCTTCAGGAGGTCTACTTTGATCTGAACGCACTGAAG GTTAAAGTTGTGGACTGGATGAGAGGACAGACTTGTGGACTGTGTGGAAAGGCTGATGGGGAAATCAGACAGGAGTACCGCACACCCAATGAACGAGTGTCCAAGAACGCAGTCAGCTACGCTCATTCCTGGGTTCTGCCTGGAAAGAGCTGCCGCGATGCCTCTG AGTGTTACATGAACCTTGAGTCTGTGAAGCTGGAGAAGCAGGTGATCCTCCATGGTCAGGAGTCCAAATGCTACTCTGTTGAGCCTGTGCTGCGCTGCCTGCCCGGCTGCATACCAGTGAGGACCACCTCTGTCAGCGTTGGCTTCCACTGCCTGCCTGCTG ACTCTAACCTGAACCGCTCTGAGGGTCTGAGCAACATCTATCAGAAGAGCTCTGACCTACAGGAAACAACAGAAGCTCATGTGGCATGTCGCTGCACTGCTCAGTGCGCATAA
- the ctbs gene encoding di-N-acetylchitobiase, with translation MCWFLLLSSVLMVCGATVCPCERLELCLQVREERDFEVFVFDVGGKIWKSYNWSMVTTVATFGKYDAELMCYAHSKGARVVLKGDVPLSYIVDQDNRTAWITEKVNLAKSQFMDGINIDIEQAVEKDSPEYHALTNLVKETTETFHREIPGSQVSFDVAWSPKCIDKRCYDYVTIAESCDLLFVMSYDEQSQIMGDCIAMANAPLSQTLNAYDQYLDLRIDPKKLVMGVPWYGYDYPCLNLSQEGICSIAKVPFRGAPCSDAAGKQKPYKWIMKQVNSSLSGRMWDSRQQAPYFNYKDQQGQIHQVWYDDPQSICLKADSVKSKGLRGIGMWNGNILDYSDETVARQQTAMMWNALLGC, from the exons ATGTGCTGGTTTCTCCTGTTGTCGTCGGTACTCATGGTGTGTGGGGCTACCGTGTGTCCGTGTGAGAGGCTGGAGCTCTGTCTGCAGGTCCGTGAGGAGAGAGACTTTGAG gtgtttgtttttgatgtggGTGGAAAGATATGGAAGTCCTACAACTGGAGCATGGTGACAACAGTGGCGACGTTTGGGAAATATGATGCTGAACTCATGTGTTACGCTCACTCCAAAGGAGCGCGAGTTGTCCTCAAAG GTGACGTTCCCCTCTCTTACATTGTGGACCAAGATAACAGGACAGCATGGATAACGGAGAAAGTCAACTTGGCCAAAAGTCAGTTCATGGATGGAATCAACATCGACATTGAACAAGCTGTGGAAAAGGACTCGCCTGAGTACCATGCTTTGACAAACCTGGTCAAAGAGACCACTGAGACTTTCCACAGGGAGATCCCAGGATCCCAG GTCTCATTCGATGTTGCCTGGTCACCAAAATGTATTGACAAGCGATGTTATGATTACGTCACCATCGCTGAATCCTGTGACCTGCTGTTTGTCATGTCCTATGATGAGCAGAGTCAGATCATGGGGGACTGTATTGCAATGGCAAATGCCCCTCTCTCTCAAACACTAAATG CTTATGACCAGTATTTGGATCTGAGGATCGATCCAAAGAAGCTAGTGATGGGAGTGCCATGGTATGGCTATGACTACCCATGCCTCAACCTTTCCCAG GAGGGAATATGCTCTATAGCCAAAGTTCCTTTCCGTGGAGCTCCCTGCAGTGATGCAGCTGGAAAACAGAAACCATACAAGTGGATCATGAAGCAGGTCAACAGCTCGTTGTCCGGCAGGATGTGGGACAGCAGGCAGCAGGCTCCCTACTTCAATTACAAG gACCAGCAAGGACAGATTCATCAGGTTTGGTATGATGACCCACAGAGTATTTGTCTCAAGGCGGACTCTGTGAAATCTAAAGGTTTAAGGGGCATTGGCATGTGGAATGGCAACATCTTGGACTACAGCGATGAAACGGTCGCCAGGCAGCAGACCGCAATGATGTGGAATGCTCTGTTAGGATGCTAG